In one Pseudomonas sp. SG20056 genomic region, the following are encoded:
- a CDS encoding DciA family protein, whose protein sequence is MTFRPLPARAPAALLREAKPLKALFNQAQRIDRLQHLLESQLQPAAREHCHVASWREGCLLLIITDGHWATRLRYQQKRLLKQLQALEEFATLTKILFKVQPPTAERRAPGRTISLSSSAAENIQATADGISDPKLRAALERLAKHGKPSE, encoded by the coding sequence ATGACTTTTCGTCCTTTGCCGGCCCGGGCTCCCGCCGCGCTATTGCGCGAAGCGAAACCCCTGAAGGCGCTGTTCAATCAAGCGCAACGCATTGATCGCCTGCAGCACCTACTGGAAAGCCAACTACAGCCGGCGGCTCGCGAACACTGCCATGTAGCGTCGTGGCGCGAGGGTTGCCTGCTGCTGATAATCACCGATGGCCACTGGGCCACGCGCCTGCGCTATCAACAAAAACGCTTGTTGAAACAGCTGCAGGCACTCGAAGAATTCGCGACCTTAACGAAGATTCTGTTCAAGGTGCAACCTCCGACTGCCGAAAGGCGTGCACCGGGTCGCACAATCAGCCTGTCCAGCAGCGCCGCGGAAAACATCCAGGCCACCGCCGACGGCATCAGTGACCCCAAGCTGCGCGCTGCCCTTGAGCGTCTGGCCAAGCACGGCAAACCCAGCGAATAA
- the lpxC gene encoding UDP-3-O-acyl-N-acetylglucosamine deacetylase, which produces MIRQRTLKNIIRATGVGLHSGEKVYLTLKPAPVDTGIVFRRTDLNPVVEIPARAGNVGETTMSTTLVNGDVKVDTVEHLLSAMAGLGIDNAYVELSASEVPIMDGSAGPFVFLIQSAGLQEQDAHKQFIRILREVKVEEGDKRATFVPFEGFKVTFEIDFDHPVFRNRTQSASVDFSSTSFVKEVSRARTFGFMRDIEFLRSQNLALGGSVDNAIVVDEFRVLNEDGLRYEDEFVKHKILDAIGDLYLLGNSLIGEFKGFKSGHALNNRLLRALIEQTDAWEVVTFDDPNTAPISYMRPVAAV; this is translated from the coding sequence ATGATCAGACAACGCACCCTGAAGAACATTATCCGCGCCACTGGCGTCGGCCTGCATTCCGGGGAAAAGGTATACCTGACCCTGAAGCCGGCACCCGTGGACACCGGTATCGTGTTCCGTCGTACCGACTTGAACCCTGTCGTGGAAATTCCCGCGCGTGCAGGCAATGTTGGTGAAACCACCATGTCGACCACATTGGTCAATGGTGATGTCAAGGTGGATACGGTAGAGCACCTGCTTTCGGCCATGGCTGGCCTGGGCATCGATAACGCCTACGTCGAGCTCTCCGCGTCCGAAGTACCGATCATGGATGGCAGTGCGGGTCCTTTTGTATTCCTGATTCAATCTGCTGGTTTGCAAGAGCAGGACGCCCACAAGCAGTTCATCCGCATCCTTCGCGAAGTGAAAGTTGAAGAGGGCGACAAGCGCGCCACCTTCGTGCCTTTCGAAGGGTTCAAGGTGACCTTCGAGATCGATTTCGATCACCCGGTGTTCCGCAATCGCACCCAGTCGGCCAGCGTGGACTTCTCCAGCACCTCGTTTGTGAAAGAAGTCAGCCGCGCTCGGACCTTCGGTTTTATGCGTGATATCGAGTTCCTGCGTTCACAGAACCTGGCTCTTGGCGGCAGCGTAGATAACGCTATCGTGGTAGATGAGTTCCGCGTGTTGAACGAAGACGGCCTGCGTTACGAGGACGAGTTCGTCAAACACAAGATTCTCGATGCGATCGGCGACCTTTACCTGCTGGGTAACAGCCTGATTGGCGAGTTCAAGGGTTTCAAATCGGGGCATGCGCTGAACAATCGCCTGCTGCGCGCCCTGATCGAGCAAACCGATGCCTGGGAAGTCGTCACCTTTGATGACCCCAACACCGCGCCAATCTCCTACATGCGCCCGGTTGCGGCCGTGTAA
- the ftsZ gene encoding cell division protein FtsZ, which produces MFELVDSAPASAVIKVIGVGGGGGNAVNHMAKNNIEGVEFICANTDAQALKNIGARTVLQLGTAVTKGLGAGANPEVGRQAAMEDRERIAEVLQGTDMVFITTGMGGGTGTGAAPVIAQVAKEMGILTVAVVTRPFPFEGKKRMLIAEEGIRALSESVDSLITIPNEKLLTILGKDASLLSAFAKADDVLAGAVRGISDIIKRPGMINVDFADVKTVMSEMGMAMMGTGCASGPNRAREATEAAIRNPLLEDVNLQGARGILVNITAGPDLSLGEYSDVGNIIEQFASEHATVKVGTVIDPDMRDELHVTVVATGLGARIEKPVKVIDNTVQVSASTGSNAAAPARAEQSVNYKDYERPTVQRQSHGGAATAAKLNPQDDLDYLDIPAFLRRQAD; this is translated from the coding sequence ATGTTCGAACTCGTAGACAGCGCTCCAGCAAGTGCGGTTATCAAGGTCATCGGCGTGGGTGGCGGCGGCGGTAATGCTGTCAATCACATGGCGAAAAACAACATTGAAGGCGTTGAGTTCATCTGCGCCAACACGGATGCACAGGCACTGAAAAACATCGGCGCACGTACCGTGCTGCAATTGGGCACTGCGGTGACCAAGGGCCTCGGCGCGGGTGCCAATCCAGAAGTCGGCCGTCAGGCGGCCATGGAAGATCGCGAGCGTATCGCTGAAGTGCTGCAAGGCACCGATATGGTCTTTATCACCACCGGCATGGGTGGCGGTACCGGTACCGGTGCAGCACCGGTCATTGCTCAGGTGGCCAAGGAAATGGGCATCCTCACCGTTGCGGTGGTGACCCGTCCGTTCCCGTTCGAAGGCAAGAAGCGCATGCTGATCGCCGAAGAAGGCATTCGCGCGCTGTCGGAAAGTGTCGACTCGCTGATCACCATTCCGAACGAAAAACTGCTGACCATCCTCGGTAAGGACGCCAGCCTGCTGTCGGCTTTCGCCAAGGCTGACGATGTACTGGCCGGTGCCGTGCGCGGTATCTCCGACATCATCAAGCGTCCGGGCATGATCAACGTCGACTTCGCTGACGTTAAAACCGTGATGAGCGAAATGGGCATGGCGATGATGGGCACTGGCTGCGCCAGCGGTCCGAACCGTGCACGTGAAGCCACCGAAGCGGCGATCCGTAACCCGCTGCTGGAAGACGTCAACCTGCAAGGCGCGCGCGGCATTCTGGTGAACATCACCGCCGGTCCTGACCTGTCCCTGGGTGAGTACTCCGACGTGGGTAACATCATCGAGCAGTTCGCTTCCGAGCACGCCACCGTCAAGGTCGGCACCGTGATCGATCCGGACATGCGCGACGAGCTGCACGTCACTGTAGTTGCCACTGGTCTGGGTGCGCGTATCGAGAAGCCGGTCAAGGTTATCGACAATACTGTGCAAGTTTCTGCCAGCACTGGCAGCAACGCCGCAGCCCCGGCGCGTGCCGAGCAGAGCGTCAATTACAAGGACTACGAGCGTCCGACCGTTCAGCGTCAAAGCCACGGCGGCGCTGCCACTGCGGCCAAGCTGAACCCTCAGGATGACCTGGATTACCTGGACATCCCGGCGTTCCTGCGTCGTCAGGCCGATTAA